The Eptesicus fuscus isolate TK198812 chromosome 17, DD_ASM_mEF_20220401, whole genome shotgun sequence genome has a window encoding:
- the LRIT2 gene encoding LOW QUALITY PROTEIN: leucine-rich repeat, immunoglobulin-like domain and transmembrane domain-containing protein 2 (The sequence of the model RefSeq protein was modified relative to this genomic sequence to represent the inferred CDS: inserted 10 bases in 7 codons; substituted 1 base at 1 genomic stop codon) yields the protein MASVSHYLLLVLVLLGSHAAQPSCVPGPACTEETFGRTLQCMSSSLEKIPGNLPEEFRHVRIAHASLFKLPXGSCVNISTNMTQLHDVTVIHPGALEYLSEVKELRXAGNRLCSVLWAVFRATPGPRVLDLKHSTTDMLPGLALXVIGHLVYLDLSSNRXVVVSRSLFLTWPAYQPCQPPGCGAQSLSGTGLALQNKPWXCDCHLRGHVQVVKSTAXPGCLVSPYLIXQGPLSKAGKFFHETELGTCMXPHIPTPSANVTIKVGQSVTLQCLAQASPSPTIMWRQPLSMWMDSETTPCLFHDLLSATEQATLKGTACPSPERGDPHFVYEEIEAKSLQTTCPKQVPASPPGRDMASRLQRELAPVTPPPFPPPTLTRPLPASWACLKFHGPH from the exons ATGGCTTCAGTTTCTCACTATTTGCTGCTAGTTCTGGTCCTTCTGGGTTCGCATGCAGCTCAGCCATCCTGTGTGCCAGGACCTGCCTGCACAGAGGAGACGTTTGGCAG GACTCTGCAGTGCATGTCCAGCTCCTTGGAAAAGATCCCAGGGAACCTTCCTGAAGAGTTCAGGCACGTGAGGATTGCACACGCGTCCTTGTTTAAGCTGCCCTGAGGGTCCTGCGTCAACATAAGCACCAACATGACTCAACTTCACGATGTCACTGTGATCCACCCAGGAGCCTTGGAGTACCTGTCAGAAGTGAAGGAGCTGAG CGCGGGGAACAGACTCTGTTCAGTGCTGTGGGCAGTGTTCCGTGCCACCCCGGGCCCGAGGGTCTTAGATCTCAAGCACAGCACAACTGACATGCTCCCTGGGCTGGCTC TAGTGATTGGCCATCTGGTCTACCTTGACCTGTCTTCCAATC TGGTAGTGGTATCCAGGAGTCTCTTCTTGACCTGGCCTGCCTACCAGCCATGCCAGCCTCCTGGATGTGGGGCCCAGAGTCTCTCCGGCACGGGGCTGGCTCTGCAAAATAAACCCT CTTGTGACTGTCACTTAAGGGGACATGTCCAGGTTGTAAAGTCCACCGC TCCCGGCTGTTTGGTGAGTCCCTACCTGAT GCAAGGCCCTCTCTCCAAGGCTGGGAAGTTTTTCCATGAAACTGAGCTCGGCACCTGCA AGCCCCACATCCCAACCCCCAGTGCCAATGTCACCATCAAGGTGGGACAAAGTGTAACCCTGCAATGCCTGGCACAGGCCAGCCCCTCACCAACCATTATGTGGAGGCAGCCCTTGAGCATGTGGATG GACAGCGAGACCACCCCCTGTCTCTTCCACGATCTTCTCTCAGCGACAGAACAGGCAACACTTAAGGGCACTGCCTGTCCGTCTCCGGAGCGAGGTGACCCCCATTTCGtttatgaggaaattgaggccaaaAGCCTCCAAACAACTTGCCCCAAACAGGTGCCTG CGTCCCCGCCGGGACGGGACATGGCCTCGAGGCTGCAGCGGGAGCTGGCCCCTGTGACGCCCCCAccatttccccctcccaccctcacccggcccctcccggcctcCTGGGCCTGTCTCAAGTTCCACGGCCCCCATTAG